A genomic segment from Streptomyces sp. NBC_00459 encodes:
- a CDS encoding response regulator transcription factor: MTRKILLADDDAAIREGLGRVLRFEGYETVLAGDGRAALALLAEPDSAPDLVLMDVTMPGLDGLAATRRLRASGCTVPILMITGRAAVGDRIVALDNGADDYLMKPFATEELLARVRALLRRSPQREPRPPSPLAGLCFQDVRLDPRTRTVTRADRRLDLTKTEFNLLEYLLRRPDKVLGRVQILKDVWGFDFEPTSNTLDVYVMYLRRKLESRGEPRLIHTVRGMGYTLRAGVSVSSRR, encoded by the coding sequence ATGACGCGGAAGATCCTGCTGGCCGACGACGACGCGGCCATACGTGAGGGGCTCGGCCGGGTGCTCAGGTTCGAGGGGTACGAGACCGTGCTCGCCGGGGACGGCCGTGCGGCGCTCGCCCTCCTGGCCGAACCGGACAGCGCACCCGACCTCGTGCTCATGGACGTCACCATGCCCGGCCTCGACGGGCTCGCCGCGACCCGGCGGCTGCGGGCCTCGGGATGTACCGTCCCGATCCTGATGATCACCGGACGGGCGGCCGTCGGGGACCGGATCGTCGCGCTCGACAACGGCGCCGACGACTACCTGATGAAGCCCTTCGCCACCGAGGAACTCCTCGCTCGTGTAAGGGCGTTACTGCGCCGCAGCCCGCAGCGCGAACCCCGGCCGCCCTCGCCGCTCGCGGGTCTCTGCTTCCAGGACGTCCGCCTGGACCCGCGAACCCGTACCGTCACCCGCGCCGACCGCCGACTCGATCTCACCAAGACCGAGTTCAACCTTCTCGAATACCTGCTGCGGCGGCCCGACAAGGTCCTCGGCCGGGTCCAGATCCTCAAGGACGTCTGGGGCTTCGACTTCGAGCCCACCTCCAACACCCTTGATGTGTACGTCATGTATCTGCGCCGGAAGCTGGAGAGCCGGGGCGAACCCCGGCTCATCCACACCGTGCGGGGGATGGGTTACACCCTCAGGGCCGGCGTCAGTGTCTCCTCCCGCCGGTAG
- a CDS encoding pectinesterase family protein: MSETRSKSPSRRRHRRRRTALLAGVPLALTSAGAMAYGGVFGVFGADAQPKASAASSTASALAGVTDVANGFASVNALGQNGTYGGRNGQTVTVKTLADLEKYATASEPYIIVVAATINMNPVGKEIKVASDKTIIGAGTSGHIVGGGFFLGQGVHNVIIRNLTIRDAYQGVWNDKEHDFDAIQMDGAHHVWIDHNDLRHMADGLIDSRKDTTYLTVSWNKLSQENKAFGIGWTENTTADITIHHNWIRETEQRNPSTDNVAHAHLYNNFLEDEAGTTIKSSYGNYSRGKTNMVLENSYFQGMTNPVVRDATATLVQRGNVFSGTTGKNESGGSGAAWDPKTYYSYTPDKAADVPALLKSGAGPRSSVAKVSSTATTTAAAATTLTVAADGSGQYRTVQAAVNAVPANNASRVVISVKPGTYRELVKVPSNKPHVTIQGSGGSRKDTTIVYNNASGTPKPDGSGTYGTGGSATVAVDADDFQARNLTISNDFDEAAHQDIANQAVALRTSADKVLLDSVIISGDQDTLLVDTASKDKLGRVYITNSYVVGNTDFIFGRATAVIDKSVITLKKRWNGTSAGYVTAPSTAANRKGILIANSTINGDVSDRSFFLGRNWHAGGDATLDPQTTVRNTTLSAAIKTTPWSDMGGFSWKEDRFAEYQNKGTGAGAASTDRPQLTDAQAAGQEIADWLGDWTPSAS; encoded by the coding sequence GTGAGCGAGACCCGCAGCAAGTCCCCCAGCCGCCGCCGTCACCGTCGCCGCAGGACGGCACTGCTCGCCGGAGTCCCGCTGGCCCTCACCTCCGCCGGAGCCATGGCCTACGGCGGTGTCTTCGGCGTGTTCGGTGCGGACGCGCAGCCGAAGGCGTCCGCCGCCTCCTCCACTGCCTCCGCCCTCGCCGGTGTCACCGACGTCGCCAACGGCTTCGCCTCCGTCAACGCCCTTGGCCAGAACGGGACTTACGGCGGCCGGAACGGCCAGACCGTCACCGTGAAGACGCTCGCCGACCTGGAGAAGTACGCGACCGCCTCTGAGCCGTACATCATCGTCGTCGCAGCGACCATCAACATGAACCCGGTCGGCAAGGAGATCAAGGTCGCCTCCGACAAGACCATCATCGGGGCCGGGACCTCCGGGCACATCGTCGGCGGCGGGTTCTTCCTCGGGCAGGGCGTCCACAACGTCATTATCCGGAACCTGACGATCCGGGATGCCTACCAGGGCGTCTGGAACGACAAGGAGCACGACTTCGACGCCATTCAGATGGACGGCGCTCATCACGTGTGGATCGATCACAACGACCTGCGGCACATGGCGGACGGACTGATCGACAGCCGCAAGGACACGACCTACCTGACCGTGTCCTGGAACAAGCTGAGCCAGGAGAACAAGGCTTTCGGCATCGGCTGGACCGAGAACACCACGGCCGACATCACGATCCACCACAACTGGATCCGCGAGACCGAGCAGCGCAACCCGTCCACCGACAACGTGGCCCACGCTCACCTCTACAACAACTTCCTGGAGGACGAGGCGGGGACCACCATCAAGTCCTCGTACGGGAATTACTCCCGCGGGAAGACCAACATGGTGCTGGAGAACTCCTACTTCCAGGGCATGACCAACCCGGTCGTCCGCGACGCCACCGCCACGCTCGTCCAGCGCGGCAACGTCTTCTCGGGGACGACGGGCAAGAACGAGAGCGGGGGGTCGGGCGCGGCCTGGGACCCGAAGACGTACTACAGCTACACCCCGGACAAGGCGGCCGACGTGCCCGCGCTCCTCAAGTCCGGTGCGGGGCCGCGTAGTTCGGTGGCCAAGGTAAGCAGTACCGCGACCACCACGGCCGCCGCCGCCACGACTCTCACCGTCGCCGCCGACGGCTCCGGCCAGTACCGGACCGTGCAGGCCGCCGTGAACGCCGTACCCGCGAACAACGCCTCCCGGGTGGTCATCTCCGTCAAGCCGGGCACGTACCGCGAGCTGGTCAAGGTCCCCTCGAACAAGCCGCACGTCACCATCCAGGGCAGCGGTGGCAGCCGTAAGGACACCACGATCGTCTACAACAACGCGTCCGGTACGCCGAAGCCCGACGGCTCCGGCACGTACGGCACCGGCGGCAGCGCCACCGTCGCCGTGGACGCGGACGACTTCCAGGCCCGCAACCTGACCATCTCCAACGACTTCGACGAGGCCGCGCACCAGGACATCGCCAACCAGGCGGTCGCTCTGCGCACCTCCGCCGACAAGGTGCTCCTCGACAGCGTCATCATCAGCGGCGACCAGGACACCCTGCTGGTGGACACCGCGTCCAAGGACAAGCTGGGCCGCGTCTACATCACCAACTCCTATGTCGTCGGCAACACCGACTTCATCTTCGGCCGGGCCACGGCGGTGATCGACAAGTCGGTCATCACGCTGAAGAAGCGCTGGAACGGCACCTCGGCCGGCTATGTCACGGCCCCCAGCACCGCGGCGAACCGCAAGGGCATCCTGATCGCCAACTCCACGATCAACGGTGACGTGTCCGACCGCAGCTTCTTCCTCGGCCGCAACTGGCACGCGGGCGGCGACGCGACCCTCGACCCGCAGACCACGGTCCGCAACACGACCCTGAGCGCGGCGATCAAGACCACCCCCTGGTCCGACATGGGCGGCTTCTCCTGGAAGGAGGACCGCTTCGCCGAGTACCAGAACAAGGGCACGGGCGCGGGCGCCGCAAGCACCGACCGCCCCCAACTGACCGACGCCCAGGCCGCGGGCCAGGAGATCGCGGACTGGCTGGGCGACTGGACGCCGTCCGCCTCCTGA
- a CDS encoding ABC transporter permease, producing MTALTTVEAPARKQSRGSRGPHGLTWTLLRVHRSALWFWILYVTLTAGVLLWTSGPGANAALEDLARSGCLDGASNLVCDTGSSKVSHWDTGLALGSALIIVAPLLIAAWAGGSLIGRELENGTAQLAWSQSVSPARWLAAKLAVPTVLIVAGTLLLTALHRVMWASHPELAHWYGSWNWYDSQIFAANGTLATAYALAGLAVGVLAGMVTRRSLAGLGVGVVAIGFVVQQFQSLRPHLWPAETRRSATGFDDTVSMWVGKGSYTSTGARIPDLLCGDRAACVARNDVAGVYLDYHPASHFWPLQLVETGIVLALAAVAVLIAFTLLNRRTGAAA from the coding sequence ATGACCGCCCTGACCACCGTCGAGGCCCCGGCGCGCAAGCAGTCCCGGGGTTCACGCGGCCCCCACGGCCTCACCTGGACCCTCCTGCGCGTGCACCGTTCCGCACTCTGGTTCTGGATCCTGTACGTCACCCTGACCGCCGGCGTGCTCCTGTGGACGTCCGGCCCGGGCGCGAACGCGGCCCTGGAGGATCTGGCCAGGTCGGGCTGCCTCGACGGCGCTTCGAACCTCGTCTGCGACACGGGCAGTTCGAAAGTGAGCCACTGGGACACGGGCCTGGCCCTCGGCAGCGCGCTGATCATCGTCGCCCCGCTCCTGATCGCCGCGTGGGCGGGCGGCTCGCTCATCGGCCGTGAGCTGGAGAACGGCACGGCCCAGCTGGCCTGGTCACAGTCCGTGTCCCCGGCCCGCTGGCTGGCCGCCAAGCTCGCCGTGCCGACCGTACTGATCGTCGCCGGCACTCTCCTCCTCACCGCCCTGCACCGCGTGATGTGGGCGTCCCACCCCGAACTGGCGCACTGGTACGGCAGTTGGAACTGGTACGACAGCCAGATCTTCGCGGCCAACGGCACCCTCGCCACCGCCTACGCCCTGGCCGGTCTGGCCGTCGGCGTCCTCGCGGGCATGGTCACGCGCCGCTCGCTGGCCGGGCTCGGCGTCGGAGTCGTCGCCATCGGCTTCGTCGTACAGCAGTTCCAGTCCCTGCGTCCGCACCTGTGGCCGGCCGAGACCCGGAGGAGCGCCACCGGATTCGACGACACCGTCAGCATGTGGGTCGGCAAAGGCTCCTACACCTCCACCGGCGCCCGCATCCCCGACCTGCTGTGCGGCGACCGGGCCGCGTGCGTCGCCCGCAACGACGTCGCCGGCGTCTACCTCGACTACCACCCCGCCTCCCACTTCTGGCCCCTCCAGCTCGTGGAGACCGGGATCGTGCTCGCCCTCGCCGCGGTGGCCGTACTGATCGCGTTCACCCTCCTCAACCGCCGTACGGGAGCCGCCGCATGA
- a CDS encoding GntR family transcriptional regulator: MVEYRIDRRTGVATYLQIVQQTKQALRLGLLEPGDKLPTAREVVEATAINPNTVLKAYRELEREGLVEARRGLGTFVRKSLGAAPADSPFGAELADWADRARAAGLERDDVAALFTSVLDTHFGDTHFKGDQG; encoded by the coding sequence GTGGTCGAGTACCGCATCGACAGACGCACCGGCGTCGCCACCTATCTCCAGATCGTCCAGCAGACCAAACAGGCCCTGCGCCTGGGCCTGTTGGAACCCGGCGACAAGCTGCCCACGGCCCGTGAGGTCGTGGAGGCCACCGCCATCAATCCGAACACCGTCCTGAAGGCCTACCGCGAGCTTGAGCGCGAGGGCCTGGTCGAGGCGCGGCGGGGCCTCGGCACGTTCGTCCGCAAGTCGCTGGGGGCCGCTCCGGCGGACTCCCCCTTCGGCGCCGAACTGGCCGACTGGGCCGACCGGGCCCGCGCGGCCGGGCTCGAACGGGACGACGTGGCCGCGCTGTTCACCTCCGTACTCGACACACATTTCGGCGACACGCATTTCAAGGGGGACCAGGGATGA
- a CDS encoding AraC family transcriptional regulator yields MIGRVFRTDDVPAGDRFDYWQELVARTRSSALVSDHAADFWAEQRLMELGPVVVSQMSFLPTRYRRTEKLVRQADPELYHLTLLIDGGLGLDHAGRTSTFTSRDLHLADSSQPYDVRSADDRQGGIVRGMAVDFPKALLPLPPHRVRELLGRRLPGLEGVGALLADFVVGLDRQADSLQPADAPRLGTVVLDLMSAWFAQLLEAEAALSPETRGRAMAQRVQEFIRQNLHDPELTPPVIAAAHNISLSYLHRIFQQRTQGEPVAAWIRRLRLENAHRDLANGALRGTPIHTIAARWGYPRHSDFTRAFRAAYGMSPRDYRQQTLSPSPSPSLSLPLSERA; encoded by the coding sequence ATGATCGGGAGGGTGTTCCGTACGGACGACGTACCTGCGGGAGACAGGTTCGACTACTGGCAGGAACTGGTCGCCCGGACGCGCTCCAGCGCACTCGTCAGCGACCACGCCGCCGACTTCTGGGCGGAGCAGCGGCTGATGGAACTGGGGCCGGTGGTCGTCAGCCAGATGTCGTTCCTGCCCACGCGCTACCGCCGGACCGAGAAACTGGTGCGCCAGGCCGACCCCGAGCTGTATCACCTGACGTTGCTGATCGACGGCGGACTTGGCCTCGACCACGCCGGGCGGACCAGCACGTTCACCTCGCGTGACCTGCACCTGGCCGACAGCTCGCAGCCCTACGACGTCAGGTCGGCGGACGACCGGCAGGGCGGCATAGTCAGGGGAATGGCCGTGGACTTCCCCAAGGCACTGCTGCCCCTGCCGCCGCACCGGGTAAGGGAGTTGCTGGGCCGGCGGCTGCCCGGCCTTGAGGGGGTCGGGGCGCTCCTGGCGGACTTCGTCGTCGGCTTGGACCGCCAGGCCGACAGCCTCCAGCCCGCTGACGCGCCCCGTCTGGGCACGGTCGTCCTCGACCTGATGTCGGCCTGGTTCGCCCAACTGCTGGAAGCGGAAGCCGCGTTGTCGCCGGAGACCCGGGGCCGGGCCATGGCGCAACGCGTCCAGGAGTTCATCCGGCAGAACCTGCACGACCCCGAACTGACGCCACCCGTGATCGCCGCCGCCCACAACATCTCGCTCAGCTATCTGCACCGCATCTTCCAGCAGCGGACGCAGGGCGAACCGGTCGCGGCCTGGATCCGCCGCCTCCGACTGGAGAACGCCCACCGCGACCTGGCGAACGGCGCACTGCGAGGCACTCCGATCCACACGATCGCCGCCCGCTGGGGCTACCCGCGCCACTCCGACTTCACCCGGGCGTTCCGCGCCGCCTACGGGATGTCACCCAGGGACTACCGGCAACAGACGCTGTCCCCGTCCCCGTCCCCGTCACTGTCGCTGCCACTGTCCGAACGGGCGTAG
- a CDS encoding ABC transporter ATP-binding protein, which yields MSDTAMEAAGLGKRFGLRKGGWALRKCTFRLPAGRVCAVVGPNGAGKSTLLAHAAGLLRPTEGTLTVLGTSPAAARERMAYIAQDKPLHLQLTVEDTLRLGRELNPRRWDAAVAGRVVADGGLDPDAKIRTLSGGQRTRVALALALGKRPELLLLDEPMADLDPLARHELMGTLMADAAENGTTVVMSSHVVAELEGSCDHVLLVGGGRVRLAGPLEDLLAAHTLVTGPAADLDDHTVIESRTTGRQITALIRPGGRLAGTWRSSTPTLEELVLAHLRSPEAPPLHLDTDHAGNANASDASVEASI from the coding sequence ATGAGCGACACCGCCATGGAGGCGGCCGGACTGGGCAAGCGGTTCGGCCTGCGGAAGGGGGGCTGGGCGCTCCGAAAGTGCACGTTCCGCCTGCCGGCCGGACGCGTCTGCGCGGTCGTCGGACCCAATGGCGCCGGCAAGTCGACGCTGCTGGCCCACGCGGCCGGTCTCCTCAGGCCCACCGAGGGCACGCTCACCGTCCTCGGCACCAGCCCCGCGGCGGCGCGTGAGCGCATGGCGTACATCGCGCAGGACAAGCCCCTCCACCTCCAGCTCACCGTCGAGGACACCCTCCGCCTGGGCCGGGAGCTCAACCCCCGGCGCTGGGACGCGGCCGTCGCCGGGCGCGTCGTCGCGGACGGCGGCCTCGACCCCGACGCCAAGATCCGCACCCTCTCCGGCGGCCAGCGCACCCGGGTCGCACTCGCCCTCGCCCTCGGCAAGCGCCCCGAACTGCTGCTCCTGGACGAGCCGATGGCCGACCTGGACCCGCTGGCCCGGCACGAGCTGATGGGCACCCTGATGGCCGACGCCGCCGAGAACGGCACCACGGTTGTCATGTCCTCGCACGTCGTGGCCGAGCTGGAGGGCTCCTGCGACCACGTCCTCCTCGTCGGCGGCGGCCGGGTCCGCCTCGCCGGCCCGCTGGAGGACCTCCTCGCCGCCCACACCCTGGTCACCGGCCCGGCCGCCGACCTCGACGACCACACGGTCATCGAGTCCCGTACGACGGGCCGCCAGATCACCGCCCTCATCCGCCCCGGAGGCCGCCTCGCCGGCACCTGGCGGAGCTCCACCCCCACCCTGGAGGAACTGGTCCTCGCCCACCTCCGCTCCCCCGAGGCCCCGCCCCTGCACCTCGACACGGACCACGCGGGCAACGCGAACGCGTCGGACGCGTCGGTGGAGGCCTCCATATGA
- the mshD gene encoding mycothiol synthase: MTSDDTARPGSPDLSRSIGTLAALTPEQADAVLALLADAARIDGQQAVSEQGRLQLRGGAREGVSHFLLIVGGELVGYAQLEDTDPIEAPAAELVIHPAHRGHGHGRALGSALLAASGKRLRVWAHGGHSAARHLAQVLGLALFRELRQLRRPLTDLELPEPKLPADVTVRTFVPGEDDAAWLAANAAAFAHHPEQGSLTQRDLDDRKAEAWFDPEGFFLAFRDGELIGFHWTKTHAAEGLGEVYVIGLRPDAQGGGLGRALTTIGLRHLAQRGLPTAMLYVDADNTAAVSLYERLGFETHETDLMYRTES; the protein is encoded by the coding sequence ATGACCAGCGACGACACCGCGCGCCCCGGCTCCCCCGATCTGTCTCGTTCCATCGGCACCCTTGCCGCCCTCACCCCCGAGCAGGCCGACGCCGTCCTCGCACTGCTCGCGGACGCCGCCCGGATCGACGGCCAGCAGGCGGTGTCCGAGCAGGGGCGGCTGCAACTGCGCGGGGGCGCCCGCGAGGGCGTGTCGCACTTCCTCCTGATCGTCGGCGGCGAACTCGTCGGCTACGCGCAGCTGGAGGACACCGACCCCATCGAGGCGCCGGCCGCCGAACTGGTGATCCACCCGGCCCACCGCGGTCACGGTCACGGCCGCGCCCTCGGCTCGGCCCTGCTGGCCGCCTCCGGCAAACGGCTGCGCGTCTGGGCGCACGGCGGTCACTCCGCCGCCCGGCACCTCGCCCAGGTCCTCGGCCTCGCCCTCTTCCGCGAACTGCGCCAGCTGCGGCGGCCGTTGACCGACCTGGAGCTGCCCGAGCCGAAGCTCCCGGCGGACGTGACGGTACGGACCTTCGTGCCCGGCGAGGACGACGCGGCCTGGCTCGCCGCGAACGCCGCCGCCTTCGCCCACCATCCCGAGCAGGGCTCCCTCACCCAGCGCGACCTCGACGACCGCAAGGCGGAGGCCTGGTTCGACCCGGAGGGCTTCTTCCTCGCCTTCCGCGACGGCGAACTCATCGGCTTCCACTGGACGAAGACGCACGCGGCGGAGGGCCTCGGCGAGGTGTACGTCATCGGCCTGCGCCCGGACGCCCAGGGCGGCGGCCTCGGCCGGGCGCTGACGACGATCGGCCTGCGCCATCTGGCACAGCGCGGGCTGCCCACGGCGATGCTGTACGTCGACGCGGACAACACGGCGGCGGTGAGCCTGTACGAGCGGCTGGGCTTCGAGACCCACGAGACGGACCTCATGTACCGGACCGAGTCCTGA
- a CDS encoding ABC transporter ATP-binding protein yields MREVREAFRRFWPLTRGDRKWLVAIVACVVVSALAETAAILLFAELTDNALEAGSLAAFWGPAGAWLAVAVLGALVGYAGNSLATWTAERFVLRLRANVFRHVQDLPPDFFQKHRQGDLVERLTGDVEAIEQMVVSGVVGTVSAAFSAVFYAAAALWLRWDLALVTFFLAPLFLLAARRFAGRIRTASQDERVADGAITSVVEESLGNIVLTQAYNRRRDEEKRLDREARAWMRASVRGARLSEMYEQFVEVVETLCVLTVIGIGVWEISADRMSLGALLAFAAFVGYLYPPIRSLGQLGLTLTAATAGAERLGELLDAEPAVTDPVEPVAQWPVRGWISVHGASFTYPGTERDQGRPSLRDVTFTAAPGELVLITGASGAGKSTLSKLLTRFYDPSSGVICLDGVPLTDVPLTFLRENVALLPQETLILHGSIRENIECGRPGASDTDIEAAARAADAHDFVAALPEGYGTRIAPGTATLSGGQLQRIAIARAMLRRAPVLVLDEPTAGLDSIAARRVVPALRRLMAGRTTIMITHDLSLAPDADRILVVDEGRLAETGTHDELMARSGVYARLAGPRSLTPSLSASPVSSPVPDHDYRREETLTPALRV; encoded by the coding sequence ATGAGGGAAGTCCGGGAGGCGTTCCGCCGTTTCTGGCCGCTGACGCGCGGCGACCGGAAGTGGCTGGTGGCGATCGTCGCGTGCGTGGTGGTGTCCGCGCTGGCCGAGACCGCCGCGATCCTGCTGTTCGCGGAGCTGACGGACAACGCCCTGGAAGCCGGTTCCCTCGCCGCCTTCTGGGGCCCGGCCGGCGCCTGGCTGGCCGTCGCCGTGCTCGGCGCGCTCGTCGGCTACGCGGGCAACTCGCTCGCCACCTGGACCGCCGAGAGATTCGTCCTGCGGCTGCGCGCCAACGTCTTCCGGCACGTCCAGGACCTGCCGCCCGACTTCTTCCAGAAGCACCGCCAGGGCGACCTGGTGGAACGCCTGACGGGAGACGTCGAGGCGATCGAGCAGATGGTCGTGTCAGGTGTCGTCGGCACGGTCTCCGCCGCCTTCTCGGCCGTCTTCTACGCCGCCGCCGCCCTCTGGCTGCGCTGGGACCTCGCCCTGGTCACCTTCTTCCTGGCACCCCTCTTCCTCCTCGCCGCCCGCCGCTTCGCCGGCCGTATCAGGACGGCGAGCCAGGACGAGCGGGTCGCCGACGGCGCGATCACCTCGGTGGTGGAGGAGTCCCTCGGCAACATCGTCCTCACCCAGGCCTACAACCGCCGCCGCGACGAGGAGAAGCGGCTCGACCGCGAGGCCCGCGCCTGGATGAGGGCGAGCGTGCGCGGGGCGCGGCTGAGCGAGATGTACGAACAGTTCGTCGAGGTCGTCGAGACGCTGTGCGTCCTCACGGTGATCGGCATCGGCGTCTGGGAGATCTCCGCCGACCGGATGTCACTGGGCGCGCTCCTCGCCTTCGCCGCCTTCGTCGGCTACCTCTACCCGCCGATCCGCAGCCTCGGCCAGCTCGGCCTGACCCTGACGGCGGCGACCGCGGGCGCGGAACGCCTCGGCGAACTGCTGGACGCCGAGCCCGCCGTCACCGACCCGGTCGAGCCGGTGGCCCAGTGGCCGGTGCGCGGCTGGATCAGCGTCCACGGCGCGTCCTTCACCTACCCCGGAACGGAGAGGGATCAGGGCAGGCCGTCGCTGCGGGACGTGACCTTCACGGCCGCCCCCGGCGAGCTGGTCCTGATCACCGGAGCGAGCGGCGCCGGAAAATCGACCCTGTCGAAACTCCTCACCCGCTTCTACGACCCCTCGTCCGGCGTGATCTGCCTGGACGGCGTCCCGCTGACCGACGTACCCCTCACCTTCCTGCGCGAGAACGTGGCGCTGCTGCCGCAGGAGACGCTGATCCTGCACGGTTCGATCCGCGAGAACATCGAGTGCGGGCGCCCCGGCGCGAGCGACACGGACATCGAGGCGGCGGCGCGGGCGGCCGACGCGCACGACTTCGTCGCCGCGCTCCCGGAGGGGTACGGCACGAGGATCGCCCCCGGCACGGCCACACTCTCCGGCGGCCAGTTGCAGCGGATCGCGATCGCCCGGGCCATGCTGCGCCGGGCCCCGGTACTGGTCCTCGACGAGCCGACGGCCGGCCTGGACTCCATCGCCGCCCGCCGGGTCGTACCGGCGCTGCGCCGCCTGATGGCGGGCCGTACGACCATCATGATCACCCACGATCTGAGCCTCGCTCCGGACGCGGACCGCATCCTGGTCGTCGACGAGGGCCGCCTCGCGGAGACGGGCACGCACGACGAACTGATGGCGCGGAGCGGGGTGTACGCGAGGCTGGCGGGCCCCCGGTCACTGACACCGTCACTGTCAGCTTCACCGGTGTCGTCACCGGTGCCGGACCACGACTACCGGCGGGAGGAGACACTGACGCCGGCCCTGAGGGTGTAA
- a CDS encoding bifunctional metallophosphatase/5'-nucleotidase encodes MPATPQPYHRRRRRTRAVLAGVAGIATVGALAAAALPASAGDSSYKPAGKGHSKPSRYQDVQLLSFNDLHGNLEPPSGSSGRVTEIQADGTTKTIDAGGVEYLATHLREARGDNPYSITAAGGDMVGASPLISGLFHDEPTIEALNGLDLDVTSVGNHEFDEGAKELGRLQNGGCHPTDGCYVKGKKFKGADFPYLAANVLDEKTRKPILKPYWVWKNNGVKIGFIGVTLEDTPGVVSAEGVKGLKFKDEVETINKYAKELEKQGVKSVVALIHEGGLPASTAYNYDCNAAGGGSGISGPIVDIAKNITPKVDALVTGHTHAAYACTIPDPSGKPRTVTSAASFGRLYTDTTLTYDRWTGDIARTAVRSANHVVTRTVAKAADMTDLIARWNTLAAPIGNRAIGYISGDIPSAGIESPMGDLIADAQLAYGKKLDPETDLALMNSGGIRAGLTYAAKGSEGDGVVTYAEGFTVQPFSNTVNLQNFTGAQLLSVLQEQVSGSNTAAPKILQVSSGLTYTLDMTKAGAARVIADSVRLNGAALDPAATYRVATNSFLAGGGDGYPTLGQGTNDLVGGDDLLALADYLTANSTATTPIAPPAAKRITVVQ; translated from the coding sequence ATGCCAGCCACACCCCAGCCGTACCACCGCCGCAGACGCCGTACGCGCGCAGTGCTCGCCGGCGTCGCCGGTATCGCCACGGTCGGCGCTCTCGCCGCCGCCGCTCTTCCGGCCAGCGCCGGCGACAGCTCGTACAAGCCCGCCGGTAAGGGGCACAGCAAGCCGAGCCGTTACCAGGACGTGCAGCTGCTGTCCTTCAACGACCTGCACGGCAACCTGGAGCCGCCGTCCGGCTCCTCCGGCCGGGTCACCGAGATCCAGGCCGACGGCACGACGAAGACGATCGACGCGGGCGGTGTCGAGTACCTCGCCACGCACCTGCGCGAGGCGCGCGGGGACAACCCGTACTCGATCACGGCGGCTGGCGGCGACATGGTCGGTGCCTCCCCGCTGATCTCGGGCCTCTTCCACGACGAGCCCACCATCGAGGCGCTCAACGGCCTCGACCTGGACGTCACCTCGGTCGGCAACCACGAGTTCGACGAGGGCGCCAAGGAACTGGGCCGCCTGCAGAACGGCGGCTGCCACCCGACGGACGGCTGCTACGTCAAGGGCAAGAAGTTCAAGGGTGCGGACTTCCCCTACCTCGCGGCGAACGTGCTCGACGAGAAGACCAGGAAGCCGATCCTCAAGCCCTACTGGGTGTGGAAGAACAACGGCGTCAAGATCGGCTTCATCGGCGTGACCCTTGAGGACACCCCGGGTGTCGTCTCCGCCGAGGGCGTGAAGGGCCTCAAGTTCAAGGACGAGGTCGAGACGATCAACAAGTACGCCAAGGAGCTGGAGAAGCAGGGCGTCAAGTCGGTCGTCGCGCTGATCCACGAGGGCGGCCTCCCGGCCTCGACGGCCTACAACTACGACTGCAACGCGGCGGGCGGCGGCTCCGGCATCTCCGGGCCGATCGTCGACATCGCGAAGAACATCACCCCGAAGGTCGACGCGCTGGTCACCGGCCACACGCACGCCGCGTACGCGTGCACGATCCCGGACCCGTCGGGCAAGCCGCGCACGGTCACCTCGGCCGCGTCCTTCGGCCGCCTCTACACGGACACCACGCTGACGTACGACCGCTGGACGGGTGACATCGCCCGTACGGCCGTCCGCTCCGCGAACCACGTGGTCACCCGGACCGTCGCCAAGGCCGCGGACATGACCGACCTGATCGCCCGGTGGAACACCCTCGCGGCGCCCATCGGCAACCGTGCGATCGGCTACATCTCCGGCGACATCCCCAGCGCCGGTATCGAGTCCCCGATGGGCGACCTCATCGCCGACGCGCAATTGGCGTACGGCAAGAAGCTCGACCCGGAGACCGACCTCGCGCTGATGAACTCGGGCGGTATCCGCGCGGGGCTGACCTACGCGGCGAAGGGCAGTGAGGGCGACGGTGTCGTCACCTACGCCGAGGGCTTCACGGTCCAGCCGTTCTCCAACACGGTGAACCTCCAGAACTTCACCGGCGCCCAGCTGCTCTCCGTACTCCAGGAGCAGGTGAGCGGTTCGAACACGGCCGCTCCGAAGATCCTCCAGGTGTCGTCGGGGCTCACCTACACGCTCGACATGACGAAGGCCGGCGCCGCGCGCGTCATCGCCGACTCGGTCAGGCTCAACGGTGCGGCGCTCGACCCGGCCGCCACCTACCGCGTCGCGACGAACAGCTTCCTCGCGGGCGGCGGCGACGGCTACCCGACGCTGGGCCAGGGCACGAACGACCTGGTCGGCGGGGACGACCTGCTGGCGCTGGCGGACTACCTGACCGCCAACTCCACGGCCACGACGCCGATCGCGCCGCCGGCGGCGAAGCGGATCACGGTCGTGCAGTAG